The following proteins are co-located in the Telopea speciosissima isolate NSW1024214 ecotype Mountain lineage chromosome 9, Tspe_v1, whole genome shotgun sequence genome:
- the LOC122640991 gene encoding protochlorophyllide reductase, chloroplastic — translation MALQAASFLPSAFSVNKEGKSNVSLKDTGFFGISLSDHLKSDFKPQSIRTKREFNQNKQSVGAVRAQTAVTTPAINRATPEGKKTLRKGSVIVTGASSGLGLATAKALAETGKWHVIMACRDFLKAERAAKSAGITKENYTIMHLDLASLDSVRQFVDNFRRSGRPLDVLVCNAAVYLPTAKEPTFTAEGFELSVGINHLGHFLLSRLLLDDLKGSDYPSKRLIIVGSITGNTNTLAGNVPPKANLGDLRGLAGGLNGLNTSAMIDGGDFDGAKAYKDSKVCNMLTMQEFHRRFHEETGITFASLYPGCIATTGLFREHIPMFRLLFPPFQKYITKGYVSEEEAGKRLAQVVSDPSLTKSGVYWSWNKDSASFENQLSQEASDVEKARKVWEVSEKLVGLA, via the exons ATGGCTCTCCAGGCTGCTTCTTTCCTTCCCTCTGCTTTCTCTGTCAACAAAGAG GGCAAGTCCAATGTATCTCTGAAGGACACGGGTTTCTTTGGGATTTCACTCTCTGACCATCTCAAATCTGATTTCAAGCCTCAATCCATAAGAACAAAG AGGGAATTCAATCAAAACAAGCAATCAGTTGGAGCTGTCAGAGCTCAGACGGCAGTAACAACTCCGGCAATAAACAGGGCCACACCAGAAGGGAAGAAAACCTTGAGAAAGGGGAGTGTGATAGTCACTGGAGCCTCATCAGGTTTGGGTCTTGCCACAGCCAAGGCTTTGGCAGAAACAGGGAAATGGCATGTAATTATGGCCTGCAGGGACTTCCTCAAGGCTGAGAGAGCTGCAAAATCAGCCGGCATTACTAAGGAGAATTATACCATCATGCACCTGGATCTTGCCTCCCTTGACAGTGTCCGACAGTTTGTTGATAACTTCAGGAGATCAGGGAGGCCACTTGATGTATTGGTCTGCAATGCTGCTGTCTACCTACCCACTGCGAAGGAGCCTACATTCACCGCGGAAGGTTTTGAGCTGAGTGTGGGAATTAACCACCTTGGACACTTCCTCCTATCTCGATTGCTGCTGGATGACCTGAAGGGGTCAGATTACCCGTCAAAGCGTCTCATAATTGTTGGTTCAATTACAG GAAACACAAACACCTTGGCTGGGAATGTACCTCCAAAGGCTAACCTTGGGGACCTCAGGGGACTTGCTGGAGGTTTGAATGGCCTCAACACCTCAGCTATGATTGATGGAGGAGATTTTGATGGGGCCAAAGCCTACAAGGACAGCAAGGTCTGCAACATGCTTACCATGCAGGAGTTCCACAGGCGTTTCCATGAGGAGACCGGCATTACCTTTGCATCCCTCTACCCTGGTTGCATTGCTACAACAGGCTTGTTTAGGGAACACATTCCCATGTTTAGGCTTCTCTTTCCTCCCTTCCAGAAGTACATCACAAAAGGCTATGTCTCTGAAGAGGAAGCTGGCAAGAGACTTGCACAG GTTGTGAGTGATCCAAGCCTGACCAAGTCAGGAGTCTACTGGAGCTGGAACAAGGACTCAGCTTCCTTTGAGAACCAGCTGTCCCAAGAAGCCAGTGATGTAGAGAAGGCAAGGAAGGTGTGGGAGGTCAGCGAGAAGCTTGTTGGTTTGGCTTGA
- the LOC122640990 gene encoding probable polyol transporter 4 isoform X2: MGLVGHPGDADADGDGFSDLSSGNKHKYKKMDSELTEDDDLSHHHHRQKSESHSTQKYVIACATFASLNTVLIGYDLGVMSGALIFILEDLKITELQEGVLVGCLSVISLLGSLAGGRTSDAIGRKWTMAFAAIVFQTGVGIMALASSFRVLMAGRLLTGVGIGFGAMIAPVYIAEISPTINRGFLTSFPEIFVNVGILLGYISNYAFSGLPAHISWRVMLGVGIIPSIFMGFALLIIPESPRWLVMQKRFEEARSVLMKTNKNEKEVEERLAEIQQAAGISNSEKYEEKPVWRELLAPSPSIRRMLITGFGIQCFQQLVGIETTLYYCPTIFREAGIQDNSTLLAATVLVGVIKTAFILVATFLIDGMGRKPLMYISTVGMTACLFTLGLSLSLVSHGHAVAILTILSVCGDVAFFSVGMGPVCWVLISEIFPLRLRAQAVALGAVGNRVISGLIAMSFLSVSRAITVGGTFFIFSLLSAFSIAFVYAFVPETMGKSLEQIELLFEGERALKDCELELGDVEHLVPKE, from the exons ATGGGGTTGGTGGGTCACCCAGGAGATGCAGATGCAGATGGAGATGGCTTCTCTGACCTTTCCTCCGGTAATAAGCACAAATACAAGAAGATGGATTCGGAACTAACAGAGGATGATGACCTCTCACATCACCACCATCGTCAAAAGAGTGAGAGCCACAGTACCCAGAAATACGTAATCGCCTGTGCCACTTTCGCTTCTCTCAACACTGTACTTATCGGCTACG ATTTGGGTGTCATGAGTGGAGCACTCATATTTATTCTGGAAGATCTTAAGATAACAGAACTGCAAGAAGGAGTTCTTGTTGGGTGTTTGAGTGTCATCTCGTTATTGGGCAGTTTAGCAGGTGGAAGAACCTCGGATGCTATTGGAAGGAAATGGACAATGGCTTTTGCAGCCATTGTCTTCCAAACAGGTGTTGGTATAATGGCACTTGCTAGTTCTTTTAGAGTATTGATGGCAGGAAGACTCCTGACGGGGGTGGGGATAGGATTTGGAGCTATGATTGCTCCTGTTTACATTGCTGAGATATCGCCCACCATTAATAGAGGATTTCTTACCTCCTTCCCTGAGATTTTCGTAAATGTAGGAATCCTTCTCGGTTACATATCTAACTATGCATTTTCGGGTCTTCCGGCACATATAAGTTGGAGAGTAATGCTTGGTGTCGGAATCATTCCCTCAATTTTTATGGGATTCGCTCTTTTGATTATCCCTGAGTCACCTAGGTGGTTGGTAATGCAGAAGCGGTTTGAAGAAGCAAGATCAGTACTAATGAAGACAAATAAGAATGAGAAAGAGGTGGAGGAGAGACTGGCAGAAATACAACAAGCAGCTGGGATTTCTAATTCAGAGAAGTACGAAGAGAAACCCGTGTGGCGTGAACTGTTGGCCCCTTCTCCTTCAATTCGGCGAATGCTGATCACTGGGTTTGGAATCCAATGTTTCCAACAACTTGTGGGAATTGAAACAACCCTGTATTACTGCCCCACAATCTTCAGAGAAGCTGGGATTCAGGACAACAGCACACTTCTTGCTGCAACTGTTCTTGTTGGAGTTATCAAGACTGCATTCATCCTAGTGGCTACTTTTCTCATTGATGGAATGGGTAGGAAGCCATTAATGTACATCAGCACTGTAGGTATGACTGCTTGTTTGTTCACTTTGGGCCTTTCTCTATCTCTGGTAAGTCATGGACATGCTGTGGCCATACTCACAATCCTGTCAGTTTGTGGGGATgtggctttcttctctgtggGTATGGGCCCGGTTTGCTGGGTATTGATATCTGAAATCTTCCCATTGAGGCTGCGTGCTCAAGCAGTTGCACTTGGGGCCGTGGGGAATAGAGTTATCAGTGGCCTGATTGCAATGTCATTCCTCTCTGTATCTCGTGCCATTACAGTGGGAGGAACATTTTTCATCTTTTCTCTGCTCTCCGCGTTCTCTATTGCATTTGTTTATGCATTTGTTCCTGAAACAATGGGGAAATCTCTAGAGCAGATTGAGTTACTATTTGAGGGTGAGCGAGCACTGAAAGATTGTGAACTGGAGCTTGGAGATGTAGAGCATCTTGTGCCAAAAGAATGA
- the LOC122640990 gene encoding probable polyol transporter 4 isoform X3 produces the protein MSGALIFILEDLKITELQEGVLVGCLSVISLLGSLAGGRTSDAIGRKWTMAFAAIVFQTGVGIMALASSFRVLMAGRLLTGVGIGFGAMIAPVYIAEISPTINRGFLTSFPEIFVNVGILLGYISNYAFSGLPAHISWRVMLGVGIIPSIFMGFALLIIPESPRWLVMQKRFEEARSVLMKTNKNEKEVEERLAEIQQAAGISNSEKYEEKPVWRELLAPSPSIRRMLITGFGIQCFQQLVGIETTLYYCPTIFREAGIQDNSTLLAATVLVGVIKTAFILVATFLIDGMGRKPLMYISTVGMTACLFTLGLSLSLVSHGHAVAILTILSVCGDVAFFSVGMGPVCWVLISEIFPLRLRAQAVALGAVGNRVISGLIAMSFLSVSRAITVGGTFFIFSLLSAFSIAFVYAFVPETMGKSLEQIELLFEGERALKDCELELGDVEHLVPKE, from the coding sequence ATGAGTGGAGCACTCATATTTATTCTGGAAGATCTTAAGATAACAGAACTGCAAGAAGGAGTTCTTGTTGGGTGTTTGAGTGTCATCTCGTTATTGGGCAGTTTAGCAGGTGGAAGAACCTCGGATGCTATTGGAAGGAAATGGACAATGGCTTTTGCAGCCATTGTCTTCCAAACAGGTGTTGGTATAATGGCACTTGCTAGTTCTTTTAGAGTATTGATGGCAGGAAGACTCCTGACGGGGGTGGGGATAGGATTTGGAGCTATGATTGCTCCTGTTTACATTGCTGAGATATCGCCCACCATTAATAGAGGATTTCTTACCTCCTTCCCTGAGATTTTCGTAAATGTAGGAATCCTTCTCGGTTACATATCTAACTATGCATTTTCGGGTCTTCCGGCACATATAAGTTGGAGAGTAATGCTTGGTGTCGGAATCATTCCCTCAATTTTTATGGGATTCGCTCTTTTGATTATCCCTGAGTCACCTAGGTGGTTGGTAATGCAGAAGCGGTTTGAAGAAGCAAGATCAGTACTAATGAAGACAAATAAGAATGAGAAAGAGGTGGAGGAGAGACTGGCAGAAATACAACAAGCAGCTGGGATTTCTAATTCAGAGAAGTACGAAGAGAAACCCGTGTGGCGTGAACTGTTGGCCCCTTCTCCTTCAATTCGGCGAATGCTGATCACTGGGTTTGGAATCCAATGTTTCCAACAACTTGTGGGAATTGAAACAACCCTGTATTACTGCCCCACAATCTTCAGAGAAGCTGGGATTCAGGACAACAGCACACTTCTTGCTGCAACTGTTCTTGTTGGAGTTATCAAGACTGCATTCATCCTAGTGGCTACTTTTCTCATTGATGGAATGGGTAGGAAGCCATTAATGTACATCAGCACTGTAGGTATGACTGCTTGTTTGTTCACTTTGGGCCTTTCTCTATCTCTGGTAAGTCATGGACATGCTGTGGCCATACTCACAATCCTGTCAGTTTGTGGGGATgtggctttcttctctgtggGTATGGGCCCGGTTTGCTGGGTATTGATATCTGAAATCTTCCCATTGAGGCTGCGTGCTCAAGCAGTTGCACTTGGGGCCGTGGGGAATAGAGTTATCAGTGGCCTGATTGCAATGTCATTCCTCTCTGTATCTCGTGCCATTACAGTGGGAGGAACATTTTTCATCTTTTCTCTGCTCTCCGCGTTCTCTATTGCATTTGTTTATGCATTTGTTCCTGAAACAATGGGGAAATCTCTAGAGCAGATTGAGTTACTATTTGAGGGTGAGCGAGCACTGAAAGATTGTGAACTGGAGCTTGGAGATGTAGAGCATCTTGTGCCAAAAGAATGA
- the LOC122638651 gene encoding uncharacterized protein LOC122638651 yields MIGEDLYKKGKDDLFLKCVSLNEATLVMAEVHEGICGAHQAGPKMRWLIRRHGYHWPTVMSDYVKYAKGCWACQTHGPVQRLPAAEFNPVVKPWPFRGWAMDLIRKISPPATRGHCFIIVATDYFTKWVEAVPMKGVNQTELIRFLKCHIIHGFDLPKTVTCDNGSVFVGDEVVAFMTGLGIMFTHSTPYYAQGNGQAEASNKILKGCLSKVVDDNPRQWVDMLSEVLWVFRTSQQTNTATTLFALTYGHDAVLPVEVSIRSARWRSNRDSRQQPTKRP; encoded by the coding sequence ATGATCGGCGAGGACTTGTATAAGAAAGGGAAGGATGATTTGTTCCTGAAATGCGTCAGCTTGAATGAGGCCACGCTGGTAATGGCCGAGGTACATGAGGGCATCTGCGGAGCTCACCAAGCGGGTCCCAAGATGAGGTGGTTAATCAGGCGTCATGGTTACCATTGGCCAACAGTAATGTCAGATTATGTCAAATATGCTAAAGGTTGTTGGGCATGTCAGACCCATGGACCGGTGCAACGCCTTCCAGCGGCAGAATTCAACCCTGTAGTGAAACCATGGCCATTTAGAGGATGGGCTATGGACCTGATCAGGAAAATCTCGCCGCCAGCAACACGGGGGCATTGCTTCATCATTGTGGCAAcggattacttcaccaagtgggtggaggcCGTGCCAATGAAGGGAGTCAATCAGACCGAACTAATCCGGTTCTTAAAGTGCCATATCATCCACGGATTCGACCTCCCAAAGACTGTCACTTGTGATAATGGGAGTGTGTTCGTAGGGGATGAAGTGGTCGCATTTATGACTGGGCTAGGGATAATGTTTACTCACTCTACCCCATACTATGCACAAGGCAACGGGCAGGCCGAAGCGAGCAACAAGATCCTTAAGGGGTGCCTATCGAAGGTAGTCGACGATAACCCAAGACAGTGGGTAGACATGCTCTCAGAGGTCCTGTGGGTGTTCAGGACATCTCAACAGACCAACACCGCCACCACACTTTTTGCCCTAACCTATGGTCATGACGCGGTATTGCCAGTGGAGGTAAGCATAAGGTCAGCAAGGTGGCGTTCCAACAGGGACTCTCGCCAACAGCCTACCAAGAGGCCATGA
- the LOC122640990 gene encoding probable polyol transporter 4 isoform X1, with the protein MGLVGHPGDADADGDGFSDLSSGNKHKYKKMDSELTEDDDLSHHHHRQKSESHSTQKYVIACATFASLNTVLIGYDLGVMSGALIFILEDLKITELQEGVLVGCLSVISLLGSLAGGRTSDAIGRKWTMALAAIVFQTGVGIMALANSFRVLMVGRLLTGVGIGFGAMIAPVYIAEISPTITRGFLTSFPEIFINVGILLGYISNYAFSGLPAHISWRVMLGVGIIPSVFMGFALLIIPESPRWLVMQKRVEEARSVLMKTNENEKEVEERLSEIQQAAGTSKSENYEKKPVWRELLAPSPSIRRMLITGFGIQCFQQLVGIDTILYYCPTIFRESGIQDNSTLLAVIVLVGVIKTAVILVATFLIDEMGRKPLMYISTVGMTACLFTLGLSLSLLEHGHAAVILTILSVCGYVSFFSVGMGPVCWVLTSEIFPLRLRAQAVALGTMGNRVISGLIAMSFLSVSRAITVGGTFFIFSLLSAFAIAFVYAFVPETMGKSLEQIELLFEDEGALKGCEVELGDVEHLVPKE; encoded by the exons ATGGGGTTGGTGGGTCACCCAGGAGATGCAGATGCAGATGGAGATGGCTTCTCTGACCTTTCCTCCGGTAATAAGCACAAATACAAGAAGATGGATTCGGAACTAACAGAGGATGATGACCTCTCACATCACCACCATCGTCAAAAGAGTGAGAGCCACAGTACCCAGAAATACGTAATCGCCTGTGCCACTTTCGCTTCTCTCAACACTGTACTTATCGGCTACG ATTTGGGTGTCATGAGTGGAGCACTCATATTTATTTTGGAAGATCTTAAGATAACAGAACTGCAAGAAGGAGTTCTTGTTGGTTGTTTGAGTGTCATCTCGTTATTGGGTAGTTTAGCAGGTGGAAGGACCTCGGATGCTATTGGTAGGAAATGGACAATGGCTTTGGCAGCCATTGTCTTCCAAACAGGTGTTGGTATAATGGCACTTGCTAATTCTTTTAGAGTATTGATGGTTGGAAGACTTCTGACAGGGGTGGGGATAGGATTTGGAGCTATGATTGCTCCTGTTTACATTGCTGAGATATCACCCACCATTACTAGAGGATTTCTTACCTCATTCCCTGAGATTTTCATAAATGTAGGAATCCTTCTCGGCTACATATCTAACTATGCATTTTCGGGTCTTCCTGCACATATAAGTTGGAGAGTAATGCTTGGTGTCGGAATCATTCCCTCAGTTTTTATGGGATTCGCTCTTTTGATCATCCCTGAGTCACCCAGGTGGTTGGTAATGCAGAAGCGGGTTGAAGAAGCAAGATCGGTGCTAATGAAGACAAATGAAAATGAGAAGGAGGTGGAGGAGAGACTATCAGAGATACAACAAGCAGCCGGGACTTCTAAATCAGAGAATTACGAAAAGAAACCTGTATGGCGTGAACTGTTGGCCCCTTCTCCGTCAATTCGGCGAATGCTGATCACTGGGTTTGGAATCCAATGTTTCCAGCAACTTGTGGGAATTGATACAATCCTGTATTACTGCCCCACGATCTTCAGAGAATCTGGGATTCAGGACAACAGCACACTTCTTGCTGTGATTGTTCTTGTTGGAGTTATCAAGACTGCAGTCATCTTAGTGGCTACTTTTCTCATTGACGAAATGGGTAGGAAACCATTAATGTACATCAGCACTGTAGGGATGACCGCTTGTTTGTTCACTTTGGGCCTTTCTCTATCTCTGCTAGAGCATGGACATGCTGCGGTCATACTCACAATCCTGTCAGTTTGTGGTTATGTGTCTTTCTTCTCTGTTGGAATGGGCCCAGTTTGCTGGGTATTGACATCTGAAATTTTCCCATTGAGGCTGCGTGCTCAAGCAGTTGCACTTGGGACCATGGGGAATAGAGTTATAAGTGGCCTGATTGCAATGTCATTCCTCTCTGTATCTCGTGCCATTACAGTGGGAGGAACATTTTTCATCTTTTCTCTGCTTTCCGCGTTCGCTATTGCATTTGTTTATGCATTTGTTCCTGAAACAATGGGGAAATCTCTAGAGCAGATTGAGTTACTATTTGAGGATGAGGGAGCACTGAAAGGTTGTGAAGTGGAGCTTGGAGATGTAGAGCATCTTGTGCCAAAAGAATGA